One genomic region from Mycobacterium basiliense encodes:
- the groL gene encoding chaperonin GroEL (60 kDa chaperone family; promotes refolding of misfolded polypeptides especially under stressful conditions; forms two stacked rings of heptamers to form a barrel-shaped 14mer; ends can be capped by GroES; misfolded proteins enter the barrel where they are refolded when GroES binds), translating to MAKTIAYDEEARRGLERGLNALADAVKVTLGPKGRNVVLEKKWGAPTITNDGVSIAKEIELEDPYEKIGAELVKEVAKKTDDVAGDGTTTATVLAQALVKEGLRNVAAGANPLSLKRGIEKAVEKVTETLLKSAKEVETKEQIAATAAISAGDQSIGDLIAEAMDKVGNEGVITVEESNTFGLQLELTEGMRFDKGYISGYFVTDAERQEAVLEDPYILLVSSKVSTVKDLLPLLEKVIQGGKPLLIIAEDVEGEALSTLVVNKIRGTFKSVAVKAPGFGDRRKAMLQDMAILTGGQVISEEVGLSLETADISLLGKARKVVITKDETTIVEGAGDSDAIAGRVAQIRAEIENSDSDYDREKLQERLAKLAGGVAVIKAGAATEVELKERKHRIEDAVRNAKAAVEEGIVAGGGVALLHSVPALDELNLAGDEATGANIVRVALEAPLKQIAFNSGLEPGVVAEKVRNSPAGTGLNAATGEYEDLLKAGVADPVKVTRSALQNAASIAGLFLTTEAVVADKPEKAAAPAGDPTGGMGGMDF from the coding sequence ATGGCCAAGACAATTGCGTACGACGAAGAGGCCCGTCGCGGCCTCGAGCGGGGCCTCAATGCCCTCGCCGACGCGGTAAAGGTCACGTTGGGTCCCAAGGGCCGCAACGTCGTCCTGGAGAAGAAGTGGGGTGCTCCCACGATCACCAACGATGGTGTATCCATCGCCAAGGAGATCGAGCTGGAGGACCCGTACGAGAAGATCGGCGCCGAGCTGGTCAAGGAAGTCGCCAAGAAGACCGACGACGTCGCCGGTGACGGCACGACGACGGCAACTGTGCTGGCCCAGGCGCTGGTCAAGGAGGGTCTGCGGAACGTCGCAGCCGGCGCCAACCCGCTCAGCCTGAAGCGCGGCATCGAGAAGGCGGTCGAGAAGGTCACCGAGACCTTGCTCAAGTCGGCCAAGGAGGTCGAGACCAAGGAGCAGATCGCTGCCACCGCGGCCATTTCGGCTGGTGACCAGTCGATCGGCGACCTGATCGCCGAGGCGATGGACAAGGTGGGCAACGAGGGCGTCATCACCGTCGAAGAGTCCAACACCTTCGGCCTGCAGCTCGAGCTCACCGAGGGTATGCGGTTCGACAAGGGCTACATCTCGGGCTACTTCGTCACCGACGCCGAGCGTCAGGAAGCCGTCCTGGAGGATCCCTACATCCTGCTGGTCAGCTCCAAGGTGTCGACCGTCAAGGACCTGCTGCCGCTGCTGGAGAAGGTCATTCAGGGCGGCAAGCCGCTGCTGATCATCGCCGAGGACGTCGAGGGTGAGGCTTTGAGCACCCTGGTCGTCAACAAGATCCGCGGCACCTTCAAGTCGGTGGCGGTCAAGGCCCCCGGCTTCGGTGACCGCCGCAAGGCGATGCTGCAGGACATGGCCATCCTCACCGGTGGCCAGGTCATCAGCGAAGAGGTTGGCCTCTCCCTGGAGACCGCCGACATCTCGCTGCTGGGCAAGGCCCGCAAGGTCGTCATCACCAAGGATGAGACCACCATCGTCGAGGGCGCCGGTGACTCCGACGCCATCGCCGGAAGGGTGGCCCAGATCCGCGCCGAGATCGAGAACAGCGACTCCGACTACGACCGCGAGAAGCTGCAGGAGCGTCTGGCCAAGCTGGCCGGCGGTGTTGCGGTGATCAAGGCCGGGGCTGCCACCGAGGTGGAGCTCAAGGAGCGCAAGCACCGCATCGAGGACGCGGTCCGCAACGCCAAGGCGGCCGTCGAGGAGGGCATCGTCGCCGGCGGCGGCGTGGCACTGCTGCACTCGGTTCCGGCGCTGGACGAGCTGAACCTCGCCGGCGACGAGGCCACCGGCGCCAACATCGTCCGGGTGGCGCTGGAGGCTCCGCTGAAGCAGATCGCCTTCAACTCCGGGCTGGAGCCCGGCGTGGTGGCCGAGAAGGTCCGCAACTCACCCGCCGGCACCGGCCTAAACGCCGCCACCGGTGAGTACGAGGACCTGCTCAAGGCCGGCGTTGCCGACCCGGTCAAGGTGACCCGTTCGGCGCTGCAGAACGCGGCGTCCATTGCGGGGCTGTTCCTGACCACCGAGGCCGTCGTTGCCGACAAGCCGGAGAAGGCGGCCGCTCCCGCGGGCGACCCGACCGGCGGTATGGGCGGTATGGACTTCTAA
- a CDS encoding PPE family protein — MTNPHFAWLPPEINSAQMFAGPGAGPLLAAAAAWGALAEELASSVASFSSVTSELTSGSWLGPSAAAMMAVATQYMAWLGAAAAQAEQAAAQAAATAAAFEAALAATVQPAVVAANRGLMQVLAATNWLGFNTPAIMDIEAAYEQMWALDVAAMAGYHFDASAAAAQLAPWQQVLRNLGIDIGKNGQINLGFGNSGSGNVGNNNVGNNNWGSGNTGSNNLGSGNSGSNNLGVGNTGSNNLGMGNLGNNNVGFANSGNGDFGFGLTGDHKFGFGGFNSGNGNVGFGNSGTGNVGFFNSGTGNLGVGNSGALNSGLLNSGSDNTGFGNAGFMSSSMWSSGMQSGAMATSATTGASLAATASYATGGTATLSSSLLSSAAAHTGGLNPALASPYTPTATTPAAAAPAAAAPAARFDTGTANLNSTAAANSPAAVAGLRNATAGYPGAFNSGSDTISRSAPGREPGIGNPDAAGSGIPKSTFYPDRETGEPDPGLKLPLRSE; from the coding sequence GTGACAAACCCGCATTTCGCGTGGTTGCCGCCAGAGATTAATTCGGCACAAATGTTCGCCGGTCCCGGAGCGGGGCCGCTCCTTGCCGCGGCCGCGGCATGGGGGGCTTTGGCCGAGGAATTGGCGTCGTCGGTAGCGTCTTTCAGCTCGGTGACCTCCGAGCTGACCAGTGGTTCCTGGCTGGGACCATCCGCGGCGGCGATGATGGCCGTCGCAACCCAGTACATGGCGTGGCTCGGCGCGGCCGCCGCGCAGGCGGAGCAAGCGGCCGCGCAGGCCGCCGCCACGGCTGCCGCGTTCGAGGCGGCGCTGGCGGCCACGGTGCAGCCTGCGGTGGTCGCGGCCAACCGCGGATTAATGCAGGTGCTGGCCGCCACTAACTGGTTGGGGTTTAACACCCCGGCGATCATGGACATCGAGGCCGCGTACGAGCAGATGTGGGCCTTGGACGTGGCTGCGATGGCCGGTTACCACTTCGACGCGTCGGCCGCGGCCGCGCAACTGGCGCCCTGGCAACAAGTCCTGCGGAATCTTGGCATCGACATCGGCAAGAACGGCCAGATCAACCTGGGCTTCGGCAACAGCGGCAGCGGGAACGTCGGCAACAACAACGTCGGCAACAACAACTGGGGCAGCGGCAACACCGGCAGCAACAACCTCGGCAGCGGCAATAGCGGCAGCAACAACCTGGGCGTCGGCAACACCGGCAGCAACAACCTCGGCATGGGCAACCTGGGCAACAACAACGTCGGGTTCGCCAACAGCGGTAATGGGGACTTCGGGTTCGGACTGACCGGCGATCACAAATTCGGCTTCGGTGGCTTCAACTCGGGTAATGGCAACGTCGGCTTCGGCAACTCAGGCACCGGCAACGTCGGCTTTTTCAACTCCGGCACCGGGAACCTGGGCGTCGGCAACTCCGGGGCCCTCAATAGCGGCCTGCTCAACTCGGGCAGCGACAACACCGGTTTCGGCAACGCCGGCTTCATGAGCAGCAGCATGTGGTCGTCGGGGATGCAAAGCGGCGCCATGGCTACCTCGGCCACCACGGGCGCAAGCTTGGCCGCCACCGCCAGCTACGCCACCGGTGGCACCGCAACGTTATCGTCGAGCCTGCTCAGCTCCGCCGCTGCGCACACCGGTGGCCTGAATCCAGCGTTGGCCAGCCCGTACACCCCGACCGCGACGACCCCGGCCGCCGCGGCTCCGGCCGCCGCCGCCCCGGCCGCCCGATTCGACACCGGAACCGCCAACCTCAATAGCACCGCTGCAGCCAACAGCCCCGCGGCCGTTGCAGGCCTGCGGAACGCCACCGCCGGATACCCGGGCGCCTTCAACTCCGGCAGCGACACAATTTCGCGCAGCGCCCCTGGCCGTGAACCGGGCATCGGCAACCCGGATGCCGCCGGTTCAGGCATCCCCAAGTCGACCTTCTACCCCGACCGCGAGACCGGTGAACCTGACCCGGGCCTCAAGCTGCCGTTGCGGTCGGAGTAG
- a CDS encoding pyridoxamine 5'-phosphate oxidase family protein, translating to MGAKKAKKVDLARLAAALADYPFGYLITVDDDHHVHTVAVEPVLRELPDGPDGPRAIVDIGLIGGHTCTNVAQHRDVTVLWPPPEPGGYSLIVDGRAELSEADAGAARCAVVPGRALLHRNADAPAAAKGCLHDCVVLSQP from the coding sequence GTGGGTGCCAAGAAGGCCAAAAAGGTCGATCTCGCGCGATTAGCCGCCGCCTTAGCCGACTACCCGTTCGGCTACCTGATCACTGTCGATGACGACCATCACGTGCACACGGTGGCCGTTGAACCGGTGCTGCGTGAGCTTCCTGACGGCCCCGACGGGCCACGCGCAATTGTCGACATCGGGCTGATCGGCGGGCACACCTGCACAAACGTGGCTCAGCACCGTGACGTCACGGTGTTGTGGCCCCCGCCGGAGCCGGGCGGCTATTCGTTGATCGTCGACGGCCGGGCGGAGTTATCCGAGGCCGACGCCGGCGCCGCGCGCTGCGCCGTGGTGCCCGGCCGCGCGTTGCTGCATCGCAACGCCGACGCGCCCGCCGCCGCCAAGGGCTGTCTGCACGACTGCGTGGTGCTCAGCCAACCTTAG
- a CDS encoding N-acyl-D-amino-acid deacylase family protein — MIYDLVIRNGTIVDGLGGEPYVGDVAVQDGVIAAVATTAGPIDGPVAKRVIDATGLLVTPGFVDLHTHYDGQAIWSDRLTPSSAHGVTTVVMGNCGVGFAPCRQQDHDVLVDVMAGVEDIPGVVMTDGLPWTWETFPEFMDALDAGSRDIDVAAYLPHSPLRVYVMGQRGADREPATAQDLARMRALAKEAIEVGALGFASSRLAIHKTESGSPIPSYDAAREEIEQIARGVVDGGGGLLQFVPDIPAGGYQPVLQTVFDVADDVGLPVTFTLVVANSGDPTWQDAITMIEKANKNAGAAGDVTAQLLPRPIGLIIGLQLTGNPFVLYPSYREIAQLPLAERVAQMRKPEVRARILADKPGVGHPILYVAQAWDWIFPLGDEPDYEPDPSTSIAARARARGVSPMEEAYDRLLDDDGRAMLLVATSNLQNNSLDTVGELLHRDDVVLGLGDGGAHYGMICDASYSTYFLAHWARDRESGRFTVGEAVRELTSVPARVAGLADRGRIAAGYKADLNVIDHAALRLHKPVISYDLPAGGRRLDQTAEGYVATVVSGHVIAENGVPTTARPGKLVRGRQSAPVSA; from the coding sequence ATGATCTACGACCTCGTCATTCGCAACGGCACCATCGTCGACGGGCTGGGCGGTGAGCCCTACGTCGGCGACGTTGCCGTGCAAGACGGCGTCATCGCCGCGGTAGCAACCACGGCGGGCCCGATTGACGGTCCCGTCGCCAAGCGAGTGATCGACGCGACCGGTCTGCTGGTCACACCGGGCTTTGTCGATCTGCACACGCACTACGACGGCCAGGCCATCTGGTCCGACCGGCTGACCCCGTCGTCGGCGCACGGGGTTACCACGGTGGTGATGGGCAATTGCGGGGTCGGCTTTGCGCCGTGCCGCCAACAAGACCATGACGTCCTGGTCGACGTGATGGCGGGCGTGGAGGATATTCCCGGTGTCGTAATGACCGACGGCCTGCCGTGGACCTGGGAGACGTTCCCGGAGTTCATGGATGCGCTGGATGCCGGCAGTCGCGATATCGATGTGGCCGCCTACCTGCCTCATTCCCCACTTCGGGTTTACGTGATGGGTCAGCGTGGTGCCGATCGGGAGCCGGCCACCGCGCAGGACCTCGCCCGGATGCGGGCGTTGGCCAAGGAGGCGATCGAGGTCGGTGCGCTGGGCTTCGCGTCCTCGCGCCTGGCAATCCATAAGACCGAGAGCGGGTCGCCGATCCCCAGCTACGACGCCGCCCGTGAGGAGATCGAGCAGATCGCCAGAGGCGTCGTCGACGGCGGGGGTGGCCTGCTGCAATTCGTGCCCGACATTCCGGCCGGCGGCTACCAACCGGTGCTGCAGACGGTTTTCGACGTCGCCGACGATGTTGGGCTGCCGGTGACCTTCACCCTGGTCGTCGCCAACTCCGGCGACCCGACCTGGCAGGACGCCATCACCATGATCGAGAAGGCGAACAAGAATGCCGGCGCCGCCGGCGACGTCACCGCCCAGCTGCTGCCCCGGCCGATCGGCCTGATCATCGGGCTGCAGCTCACCGGCAACCCGTTCGTGCTCTATCCGAGTTACCGCGAGATCGCGCAACTGCCGCTGGCCGAGCGGGTGGCCCAGATGCGCAAGCCAGAAGTGCGCGCCCGCATCCTGGCCGACAAACCCGGCGTCGGGCATCCGATCCTGTACGTCGCCCAGGCCTGGGATTGGATCTTCCCGCTCGGCGACGAGCCCGACTACGAGCCCGACCCGTCGACCAGTATCGCCGCCCGGGCCCGGGCCCGGGGGGTGAGCCCGATGGAGGAGGCCTACGACCGGCTGCTCGACGACGACGGGCGCGCCATGCTCTTGGTGGCCACCAGCAATCTGCAGAACAACTCGCTGGATACCGTCGGTGAACTGCTGCACCGCGACGACGTGGTGCTTGGGCTAGGCGATGGCGGTGCTCACTACGGGATGATCTGCGACGCCAGCTATTCAACGTATTTTTTGGCGCATTGGGCACGCGACCGGGAGTCCGGGCGATTCACGGTGGGCGAGGCCGTCCGCGAGCTCACTTCCGTCCCCGCGCGCGTGGCCGGGCTCGCCGACCGTGGGCGCATCGCCGCGGGCTACAAGGCCGACCTCAACGTCATCGACCATGCGGCGCTGCGGCTACACAAGCCGGTCATCAGCTACGACCTACCGGCCGGCGGGCGCCGCTTGGACCAGACCGCCGAAGGCTACGTCGCCACCGTGGTCTCGGGGCACGTAATCGCCGAGAATGGCGTTCCCACCACCGCCCGACCAGGCAAGTTAGTTCGCGGACGGCAGAGCGCCCCGGTCTCCGCCTGA
- a CDS encoding mycothiol transferase → MASTDGAARELLRDAFTRLIEHADDLTDGLTDQIANHRPTPSANSIAWLLWHSARVQDIQVAHLAEVEEVWTRDGWVDRFGLDLPRHDTGYGHRPEDVAKVRASPELLSGYYRAVHQLTCEYVAGLTAAELSRIVDTNWDPPVTASARLVSIIDDCAQHLGQAAYLRGITQ, encoded by the coding sequence ATGGCCAGTACCGACGGCGCGGCGCGAGAACTATTGCGTGATGCGTTCACCCGATTGATCGAACACGCCGACGACCTCACCGACGGCCTGACCGACCAGATCGCCAACCACCGGCCGACACCGAGCGCCAACAGCATCGCCTGGTTGCTCTGGCACAGTGCGCGGGTGCAAGACATCCAAGTGGCCCATTTGGCCGAGGTCGAGGAGGTCTGGACCCGCGACGGCTGGGTGGACCGGTTTGGGCTCGACCTGCCGCGCCACGACACCGGCTATGGTCATCGGCCCGAGGACGTGGCCAAGGTGCGGGCATCCCCGGAGCTGCTTTCCGGCTATTACCGGGCGGTGCACCAGCTCACCTGCGAGTACGTCGCCGGGCTGACCGCGGCCGAACTCTCTCGCATTGTCGACACCAACTGGGATCCGCCGGTGACCGCAAGCGCGCGGTTGGTCAGCATCATCGACGACTGCGCGCAACACCTGGGGCAGGCCGCCTACCTGCGAGGAATTACGCAGTAG